The genomic region GGATGCACTTAGTGGAGGACAGCGTCAGCGGGTGGCACTCGCCAAGGTCATGGCACAGGAACCACGGTTATTATTGCTGGATGAACCCACTACGTTTCTGGATATCAAATATCAATTGCAATTTATGGAGTTATTATCGACATGGCGGCAAAAAAACAGCATTACGATTGTGGCTGTGCTGCACGATCTGAATTTGGCTGCGCAGTTCTGCGACCACATTCTGGCGCTGCGAGAAGGCAAAGTGGTGGGGAATGGAACGCCCCATACCTTGATGACTGAAGACAACATTCAGGACATCTTTCGCGTTAAACCTGCGATGGTGAACCATCCTGACAATGGAATCCCACAGCTCTTGCTGCGGCGGGAGAAGGAATGAACGAAGCGGGGCAACCCATATTTTGATGAAGGAAGTGCTGGCTGTATGAATAATGAACAGGTGTTGGAACGGTTACTGGGTCGGATCGTGGGTCCTAATGAAGAAATTGCGGCAGAAGCCTCCGCACATGTGGATGCATTGACGAAACCACCCGGCAGTCTGGGTAAGCTGGAACAACTGGTTATTCGTCTTGCGGGAATCACTGGCAAGGCTCGTCCACGTTTGGATCGCAGAGCCGTCATTGTGATGGCCGCAGATCACGGCGTGGTGGCGGAAGGTATTAGTGCTTTCCCAGCCGAGGTAACGCCGCAGATGGTCCTTAATTTCCTGGCTGGAGGGGCTGCTGTCAACGTACTTGCCCGCCACGCCGGAGCCGATGTAATCTGTGTGGATATCGGGGTTAATGCCGATCTGGAACATCCTGACCTGCTTTCCCGCAAAGTTCGTAAAGGTACGGCCAACATGGCAAAGGGTGCAGCAATGACTCGTGATGAAGCAATTCAAGCCATTCTTGCAGGTGTCGATGTGGTATCGGCAGAGGTGGCAAAGGGAGCGCAGTTGTTCGTTACCGGGGAAATGGGGATTGGTAATACAACCGCGAGTGCAGCGGTGATGTGTGCATTAACCGGAACTGCACCTGCTTCAGCGGTTGGGCGAGGAACAGGGATTGATGATGCGGGATTGCAGCGTAAAGCCGCCGTGGTTAGCCAGGCACTGAGCGTGAATTCCCCAAATCGGGAAGATGCACTGGACGTACTTTGTAAAGTGGGTGGCCTGGAAATTGCCGGACTGACGGGTGTGATTCTTGCTGCAGCTGCGAACGGATGTCCTGTTGTCGTGGATGGATTCATCTCGACTGCGGCCGCATTAATTGCAAGACAGCTTGCTCCCGTGAGCACGGCTTATATGATTGCTTCTCATACTTCACATGAAAGTGGACATGCAGCTCTGCTTCGTGAACTTGATCTGAAACCGATGCTGGATCTGGACATGCGGCTGGGTGAAGGAACTGGTGGTGTGCTAAGCCTTCATCTGATTGATGCAGCCTGTCTCCTCTTGAATGAGATGGCGACCTTTGCAAGTGCAGGGGTATCTGATGGAACGAACAAGGTTTCGGATGCCGATGTGAGTACAAGTGAGGGTGATGTAGCGGACTCTAATGTTACAGGTGCTTCGTCGGTTCAAGGAGAGGTCTCGCTATGAGTGTGTTGGTGACGGGTGGAGCGCGTAGTGGGAAAAGTTCGTTTGCCGAGCGTCTCTGTATGCAACGCTCCTCAGAGGCTTGGTATGTGGCTACGGCTCAGGCGTATGATGACGAGATGCGTGAGCGTATAGGTTTACACCAGAATCAGCGCGAGGCATCAGGTTATCTATGGCATACGTTGGAGGAACCACTTGCATTACCGGCACTCATTACACGTATGGGAGAAGACCATACGGGTACGTCTGCACCGACGATTCTGGTCGATTGTCTGACGCTCTGGTTGACCAATGTTCTGCTTGCACATGAACACGAAGACGAGCAGATTTTGCAAAATCATATGGATGCTCTGGTAGAAGCGATCAAGTCCTACCCGGGGCTGCTCGTACTTGTCACGAATGAAGTGGGCGATGGTATTGTGCCGGAGTATGCGCTTGGCAGGAAATATCGGGATCTGGCAGGTATATTGAATCAGCGGATTGCAGTCATATGTCGTGAAGTGTTCCTGGTAACTGTAGGCATTGCGATTGAGCTGAAAAGCAAGGAGTATCGTTTATGACAGATCGCAATCATCCTCGTAAACATGCGGCTGCGGCCGCTTTTCAATTTTTATCCCGGTTTCCGGTAAAAATGCAGATTGATTTCGTCCCGCCACTACTGCGGGAAAGTGTCGTGTATTACCCGCTGGTGGGTGCTGCAATTGGACTATGCGTGTGGCTCGCAGGGGCCTTAACGGGTGAGGTACTTCCAGCCTTTCCTGCTGCCGTATTAACCTTAACGTTATGGGTATGGCTCACTGGTGGCCTTCATCTGGATGGTTGGATGGATACGGCGGATGGATTACTAAGCTATCGTACCCGTGAACGGATGCTGGAAATTATGAAGGACAGCCGTGTAGGCGCTATGGGTGTGGTCGCCTGCGTTTTACTGCTGATGATGAAAGCGGCTCTGATCGCCGATTTTATTGCACGTGGCAACTGGATCTATGGTGCGCTGTTAATCCTGCCAATGATCTGGAGTCGTTGGTTTATGGTGTATGCCATCTCAGCCTGGCCGAATGCACGTGGAGATGATGGTCTCGCAGTCTTATTCAAGGGATTGGGTGAGCGTAAGGAGGTCCAGCGTGCACGCAGCTCTGCGGTCGGACTGACCCTTCTTGCAGGTGTAATTACATTTGCTGCCGTATGGATCTTCCGGCCGGATATAGGCACTGCCGATGCCATGATGAGCAGCCTAGGAACATTGCCATGGTGGTTGTATCCT from Paenibacillus sp. FSL R5-0341 harbors:
- a CDS encoding ABC transporter ATP-binding protein; the protein is MYGSHQALDAVTWQVTEGDWWGVVGPNGSGKSTLLQLLAGTEQSSAGSIRMDGRDIASYSRKDLSRMIAVLQQDGLPAISYPVRDVVEMGRYPYQNWLGRESADGAAVVDRVLEELGLTDMAERPLDALSGGQRQRVALAKVMAQEPRLLLLDEPTTFLDIKYQLQFMELLSTWRQKNSITIVAVLHDLNLAAQFCDHILALREGKVVGNGTPHTLMTEDNIQDIFRVKPAMVNHPDNGIPQLLLRREKE
- the cobT gene encoding nicotinate-nucleotide--dimethylbenzimidazole phosphoribosyltransferase, whose protein sequence is MNNEQVLERLLGRIVGPNEEIAAEASAHVDALTKPPGSLGKLEQLVIRLAGITGKARPRLDRRAVIVMAADHGVVAEGISAFPAEVTPQMVLNFLAGGAAVNVLARHAGADVICVDIGVNADLEHPDLLSRKVRKGTANMAKGAAMTRDEAIQAILAGVDVVSAEVAKGAQLFVTGEMGIGNTTASAAVMCALTGTAPASAVGRGTGIDDAGLQRKAAVVSQALSVNSPNREDALDVLCKVGGLEIAGLTGVILAAAANGCPVVVDGFISTAAALIARQLAPVSTAYMIASHTSHESGHAALLRELDLKPMLDLDMRLGEGTGGVLSLHLIDAACLLLNEMATFASAGVSDGTNKVSDADVSTSEGDVADSNVTGASSVQGEVSL
- the cobU gene encoding bifunctional adenosylcobinamide kinase/adenosylcobinamide-phosphate guanylyltransferase yields the protein MSVLVTGGARSGKSSFAERLCMQRSSEAWYVATAQAYDDEMRERIGLHQNQREASGYLWHTLEEPLALPALITRMGEDHTGTSAPTILVDCLTLWLTNVLLAHEHEDEQILQNHMDALVEAIKSYPGLLVLVTNEVGDGIVPEYALGRKYRDLAGILNQRIAVICREVFLVTVGIAIELKSKEYRL
- the cobS gene encoding adenosylcobinamide-GDP ribazoletransferase; translated protein: MTDRNHPRKHAAAAAFQFLSRFPVKMQIDFVPPLLRESVVYYPLVGAAIGLCVWLAGALTGEVLPAFPAAVLTLTLWVWLTGGLHLDGWMDTADGLLSYRTRERMLEIMKDSRVGAMGVVACVLLLMMKAALIADFIARGNWIYGALLILPMIWSRWFMVYAISAWPNARGDDGLAVLFKGLGERKEVQRARSSAVGLTLLAGVITFAAVWIFRPDIGTADAMMSSLGTLPWWLYPVSAVIIVPFACYIIGKFVAARISERLGGLTGDTYGAMNELLEAALLTVLSMLQGLFWL